The region CACACTGTGTCTGACCTGCCATGCAAGCCACGGGCCATTTGAGGAGATTGCAAAAGAAGACGTAATCAACATGTCCAGGGACGATGGGTTCCTGGCCCGTAACACTGTGGCTAGTGCGGTCTCCAGTCACATGGAAGAGAAGGCGAGTATGGGTGTTGCCCCCTATACCCCGACCAATGAGACTTCGCCGGCTGGCAGATGTACTTCATGCCACATGGCAAAGATCAGCAAACTTCAGGACGTGAATGATGACGCCCAGTGGCATCTGGCTCTTGATGCGGACGGTAAAAGTGCCGTAGCTGAGGGGAACGTGGGATCCCATGTGTTCGATGTGGTGTGGCCAGGCCAGAGCTCTGCACTGGTGCCGTTTGCCACACAGGATGCGGATGTAATGCCCAACTCGTGCGGTAACTGCCACGAATCTGCCCGTTTCAGCGGCGACGACGATTGATACAACAAAATACCATATTAGTGAGGTATATCCGGGAAATACCTCACTACCCTACTTTTTTGAATTTATTTTTTGAGTAACTAAAAAATGTAATCGTTTATCGGGCAGACAAGTCCGGAGTTCTTTTCTAATTTCTGCTCAGCTAATTGAGGAGCCTGTCTTTAGAGTTTGGATTTAAAGGTCACTCATTTTACAAATATTTGCACAGATGAAATCCCCATCACTACTCATCTTGATAAGATTTAGAATCAAAAACCTCTATGGCAATCGGATCGATACCATAAGACTGATTGCAGCAGGCTGGACCTTATGATGTAATTGAAATGAGGATTTGACTGCAGCATGAATATGGTAATTTTTCAAACAATTCTATTTGATATCACTTTCCGCATCCGTTCTGATCACACAAAAAGTATTAATACATGCATACATATATTCGAATATACGCATGTATCCAATTGAATTAGCAAATCCAAAAATAACAGGCAAATGGGAAGACTTCTTTAAAGTCCTCTCTGATGAGACCCGCTTGAGAATCCTCATGCTTTTGAATCAAAGAGAACTTTGCGTGTGCGAGATATGCCAGATACTGGACCTGCCCCAGCCCAAAGTCTCCCGTCATCTTGCAAAAATGAGAGATCTTGATATTGTAAGAGGCAAGAAGGAAGACCAATGGGTTTTTTACTATCTGAACATCGCAGATCCACTGTTCAAGGGGATCATCCAGCAGATGGCTGAAAATAGCCAACATCATCCTCTTGTTTGCAAAGATATGGAGCAGCTTGCTGAAAAAGAGAGTTCAGGAACAATGTGTGCACGAATTAAAGATAAAATAGGAGAGAATTCCTAATGGCAAATTTTGCAAAAGAACTTAAAGATATATTGAATCTTCAAAGAGCGCCGGTGGGAGTCAAATTCCTGAAAGCTGGAGAAGAGGTGGATTTTACAGGTACCTATGATGCCGCAACAAAATCCAGATATTGCCAGGCCCTTATGAGGGCCGGACAGGAGGAAAAAGTGTTGATAACTGCTGAAAACATATCCTGTCCTGCCTCTGCGGCTGGCTTTGGCCTGAAACCCCTGCCTGAAATGCTCTCTTCCGGAAAGATGCTGTTCAATATGGGTTTGTTCGATAGCCCTGATGCTGGCAGAAACGCCATGGAAGGAATGACCAGGCTTGAGCAAGGGAAATATGCAGCAGTTCTGCTAAGTCCTCTTGAGAACATCGAAGTAGAACCGGATATTGTTGTGATCGAAGCCTTGCCGGAACAGCTGATGTGGCTATCACTTGCATCCATATATGAAACTGGAAACCGATTGGAGTTCAATACAGCCGTATTTGAGGCAACATGTGTGGATTCTACCGTGATCCCCTTTGTGACAGGAAAACTAAATTCGAGTTTAGGTTGCTATGGATGCAGAGAAGCTACAGATGCACTCGATGAAGAAAATCTCATAGGCATACCCTACAAAGAGATGGAAAGAATCATCCCGAACCTTCAAAAACTTGCTGCGAAACCTATGAAAAAGGCAAGATCAAAAGAAGCATTGAAGTCGTTCAGCGGATGTGGATCTGACAGTGAATAATACTACTATAGAAGGAGGAATTGTATGAACGACCAACAGAACCCAATGGATTAGATGCCGATGATGTCAGGTGGAAAAATGCATGGCCACTATGGAAAGAAACAATGAGTAAATCCATTAAAAGGACGCAAACCTCAGTCTTTGGTTCTTGACTCTTATCAATGCCTGTTCGATATGAATCACTTCAATCTCCACTCCACTTCTTTTTGTTATCAGTGTACCCTCTGATTATCTGCAACAGTCGCATCCACCTTTTAGAGAGAGCAAGTTGCCTTTATTATATTCTTCAGACCAGCAATCTTCACAGATTTTTATAACTCCTAATTTCACATGATTTACCTTCAGAAGAGAGTTTTCTTCCTTTGAACATATTGCACATTTAAATCCCATTTTTAGACCTTCTGCTAATTGTTGTGAATTTGGTATCTCTAGCATATATCTAATTGTTTTCGGACAAAGTGATAATCCCAAAAACTTAAATATGCATAAATGCACATATGTACAAATGATGCTTCATGAAAAAGCTAAATTCTTCAAAGCATTGGGAGACCAAACGCGTCTTGCAATAATAGGATGCTTGCTAAAGCATGATCATTGTGCATGTGATTTTGCAACAATTACAGGCAAGGATCAAACCACTGTATCCCGGCATCTCAAGATACTTTGTGAAGCGGGCATACTGAAGTATGAAAAAGATGGCAGATATGTAATTTACAGCATAATGGATGATAATATGAAAGACAAACTTGAAAATTGCGGAATTGAAAAATTAGATTCATGCTGTTCTGATAATGCAGCAGATGCAGACGCTAAGAAAAACGTTGTAAAGGAAAAATACGGAAAAATTGCATTGGATGTTGTACAGGGGTGTGGATGTTGCGGAGATCTCACAAAGGAAGAGGTATCAACATCCATTGGCTACTCATTTGAAGATACACAATCATTCTCTGCAGCAAATCTGGGACTTGGATGTGGAAATCCAACGGCAATCGGTGAGATAAAAGAAGGCGATGTCGTTCTTGATCTTGGTTCAGGAGGAGGATTTGATAGTTTTATCGCTGCAAGGAAAGTGGGTAAAACCGGTAAAGTCATTGGCGTGGATATGACAGAAGATATGGTTGCAAAAGCAAGGAAGAATGCTGAGAAGTATGAATTGGATAATGTCGAATTCAGGCAGGGAGATATCGAATCTTTACCTGTTGAAGCGGATTCTGTTGATGTCATAATAAGCAACTGTGTAATCAATCTTGCACCTGACAAATCCAGGGTATTCAGGGAAGCATACCGTGTTCTCAAAAATGATGGGAGGATGTATGTTTCAGATATGGTTCTTCTGAATGACTTAACCCCCGAGCAAAGGAATGATGAAGATCTTATATGTGCCTGTATAGGGGGTGCATTGCTGAAAGATGATTATCTGGGGACTATAAAAGATGCCGGATTCACTGTCCAGATAATAGATGAAGACAAAGATATTAGTGAAAATCAGTACTCAGGGTATCCGGTTATGAGCCTCAAACTAAAGGCTTTTAAAGCAGAAGTCGGTAGAGCTTGATTGTGATATCCTGTATGTAATTTGTTTTAAAATGGAATGCCTCAATTGAGTATACTCTTCTGGCATTGCATTTTGGGGCAAATATTACTTCATTTATAGTTTCATTGAAAAAGATGCAATGGATAAACAGGATTTTATCAGAACTGAGAACTATGGTTTAAGGTTTAAACCAACAGGATAAAAGGTATTAACATTTGATTTTTACATCATGTTAAACAGAGTATTGCTATACAGAGGCAAGAACTTCTCATGGTTTTATATCTTGTTGTTGAAACTAAGAGAACTGGCATTCTATATTACTGGCAGGATGTGGTCAAATCATATTTCAAATGGCATATGATACGTTGATAATATTCGATGAAGAGATGATTGTGCCTCCTCTTATCTAAATATGATATTGCAAAAACATAAATATACAGCAGACAAACTGAATACAAGAAAGATTATGCAAACGGGGGGGTTATTGTGGAACAAAATGAATATATGAATACCAGAATTCCAATGATGGGCGAATTTGCTCCTTCTTTCAGGGCCCGTACCACACATGGGGAAGTGAATTTTCCAAAAGATTATGAAGGTAAATGGGTAATTTTTTTCAGCCACCCTGCAGATTTTACGCCTGTATGTACCACTGAATTTATTATGTTTGCAAAGATGGAGGCAGAATTGAGGCAGCTAAATACCGAACTTCTTGGTCTGTCAGTTGACAGTGTACAATCACACATTTCCTGGTTACGCTCTATAAAGGAAAAGGTGGAATTCAATGATATCTCGGGCATAGATGTGGAATTTCCTATAGTAGAAGACCAGGGGTTGTCAATAGTAAAAAAATATGGGATGCTCCAGCCTTCTGAGAACAAAAGGTATATGAGATATATTCAGGACATTCGGGCGAACAATGCAACTGATGAAAACGAAATCATAAATACCCAACCGGTTAGGGGAATATTCATAATCGACCCGGAGTCACGCATCCGCTATATGGCCTTTTATCCAATTTCCAATGGCAGAAACCTTGATGAAATAAAACGTAGCCTTCAGGCAATCCAGAAAACAGATTCGGAAAAAGTAGATACTCCTGTTAACTGGAATCCCGGCGATGACGTCATAGTACCTACTCCTCTTTCCTATGAAGATGCAAAGAAGCGCATGGAAGATAAGGAATTGAATTGTTCCGATTGGTACATTTGCCTTCAGAATGATAAAACCTGATTTTTGAGCAGTATTATCACGTTCTAATAGTGCGGGATCATAGGTAAGTCGATTTTATAGGATGCTTTCTAAAGTGGTTGCACAATTTTATTTAACTGATAAACCAAAGTTATTTGAACGATTCAAAAGTGTGAATAAAAGTAGTGAATAGGATTAGTACTTACAGTTGTTTAAATGCCCATTTATCTGAATGACTGAAATATTGTCATCGAAAATTGTCCTGAAGGGCAAGAGAGTGTTTTCTGGGCAAGTGTGGAAATCACAATAAGGTAGTCCCTAGATTCCATCACCGATAATTGTGGAAAATGAAAGCTTGGTATTGCAGAGCAAAAAATTAAATCATCTACTTTATAATGTTTTCAGGTACTCAATCAAATCATCCAGATCTTCATCCGTCATTCTCCATCTTGGCATAGTTGAGTCAAGTGGTTGTCCTTCAGGGTCTATGCCCTCTCTTATGACTATCTTGATTGTCTCATCTGTGTATGGTATATGTCCTACATGCTCTTCAGATGTCAAACTATCGTAGGTAATATCGGCTGGTACCACGTATCCCATCATTATGGGGGCTCCTCCTTTTCCATCCACTCCATGGCAGTTAACACAGCTGCTACCATGTACATAGACCCAGCGAGGACCAGCGGTCATACTTAATCTGTAGCCTGAATCGTTAAAGCCGGTATAATAAATCATTTCCCCATTTGACTCAAAGTCTGTTACTTGATACTGACCAGACATATAATCTCCCTGATATGTATCCATGGGATATTGGCCTGAACCTACAGGTGCATATCTGGCATTTGATTCTAAATAAACCAAATAGCCAATACCAACGGTTCCTACTATAACAAGCAATGCAGCAACCAGAAGAAAAGAAGTTTTCATGTTGTGTCCCTTCTTTCAAATAATGTCTTTTTTGATCTCCTCAAATTCCTCTTTAGTAATTTCTCCTTTAGCATATCTGATTTTAGCAACTTCAAGGGCGGAAGCTTCTTCTTTTGCTTCTTCACGATTTTTGTTCTGATCAGTGAACCATTTTATAACTATAATCGTGCCTACAATTATAAATATCCAGAATAAAAGTCCAAGTAGCATATGGCCGTAGCCAAAACCATAGTAACC is a window of Methanohalophilus mahii DSM 5219 DNA encoding:
- the arsM gene encoding arsenite methyltransferase; its protein translation is MEKLDSCCSDNAADADAKKNVVKEKYGKIALDVVQGCGCCGDLTKEEVSTSIGYSFEDTQSFSAANLGLGCGNPTAIGEIKEGDVVLDLGSGGGFDSFIAARKVGKTGKVIGVDMTEDMVAKARKNAEKYELDNVEFRQGDIESLPVEADSVDVIISNCVINLAPDKSRVFREAYRVLKNDGRMYVSDMVLLNDLTPEQRNDEDLICACIGGALLKDDYLGTIKDAGFTVQIIDEDKDISENQYSGYPVMSLKLKAFKAEVGRA
- a CDS encoding c-type cytochrome — its product is MKTSFLLVAALLVIVGTVGIGYLVYLESNARYAPVGSGQYPMDTYQGDYMSGQYQVTDFESNGEMIYYTGFNDSGYRLSMTAGPRWVYVHGSSCVNCHGVDGKGGAPIMMGYVVPADITYDSLTSEEHVGHIPYTDETIKIVIREGIDPEGQPLDSTMPRWRMTDEDLDDLIEYLKTL
- a CDS encoding SHOCT domain-containing protein — protein: MDGYMGYYGFGYGHMLLGLLFWIFIIVGTIIVIKWFTDQNKNREEAKEEASALEVAKIRYAKGEITKEEFEEIKKDII
- a CDS encoding DUF169 domain-containing protein, which codes for MANFAKELKDILNLQRAPVGVKFLKAGEEVDFTGTYDAATKSRYCQALMRAGQEEKVLITAENISCPASAAGFGLKPLPEMLSSGKMLFNMGLFDSPDAGRNAMEGMTRLEQGKYAAVLLSPLENIEVEPDIVVIEALPEQLMWLSLASIYETGNRLEFNTAVFEATCVDSTVIPFVTGKLNSSLGCYGCREATDALDEENLIGIPYKEMERIIPNLQKLAAKPMKKARSKEALKSFSGCGSDSE
- a CDS encoding ArsR/SmtB family transcription factor; this translates as MYPIELANPKITGKWEDFFKVLSDETRLRILMLLNQRELCVCEICQILDLPQPKVSRHLAKMRDLDIVRGKKEDQWVFYYLNIADPLFKGIIQQMAENSQHHPLVCKDMEQLAEKESSGTMCARIKDKIGENS
- a CDS encoding redoxin domain-containing protein, translating into MEQNEYMNTRIPMMGEFAPSFRARTTHGEVNFPKDYEGKWVIFFSHPADFTPVCTTEFIMFAKMEAELRQLNTELLGLSVDSVQSHISWLRSIKEKVEFNDISGIDVEFPIVEDQGLSIVKKYGMLQPSENKRYMRYIQDIRANNATDENEIINTQPVRGIFIIDPESRIRYMAFYPISNGRNLDEIKRSLQAIQKTDSEKVDTPVNWNPGDDVIVPTPLSYEDAKKRMEDKELNCSDWYICLQNDKT